In one Fluviispira vulneris genomic region, the following are encoded:
- a CDS encoding HNH endonuclease yields the protein MNLNSYIFADEEHIKREKAKVKAAKKSRWWQQKCASGICAYCGKKFPFKELTMDHVVPLARGGTTTPGNVVPACRDCNKNKGVDTPVDLIFKKL from the coding sequence ATGAATTTAAATAGTTATATATTTGCAGACGAAGAACATATTAAAAGAGAAAAAGCCAAGGTCAAAGCTGCTAAGAAAAGCCGCTGGTGGCAACAAAAATGTGCTTCAGGTATATGCGCATATTGTGGAAAAAAATTTCCTTTCAAAGAATTGACTATGGATCACGTTGTTCCTTTAGCACGTGGCGGCACAACAACTCCTGGAAATGTTGTGCCCGCTTGTCGAGATTGTAACAAAAACAAAGGAGTTGACACTCCAGTTGACCTCATCTTTAAAAAATTATGA
- a CDS encoding protoglobin domain-containing protein — protein MINTVIFNDFAIDFFKENDIAALEASFGIDANTKIKAYSLHTLIKQNIQSIINEFYDFNINNEKSRKYFIDQGEIEHLMKINQDYFPYIFSGPFDREYYTKKLKIGYLHYIRLIPKDIYMASIGNLNTILNRLWANHFKDPIQLYEYQTITNNLLFAEIYFTLNTYYTFSELNYQNEKAKVNEILDNIQDAYFIINKNLVISDIVSKSCYFIFDQNIASKKIENICKQIQMNKSEIFILSIKQFFDNILEINTVLQTLPKVVEIFGKKSIKLSYSSIFDKDKNPDKIIVCASDISEHIKEQKRMEEDYQRKNCLIYILENKSEFNRILNDISNKNSILLDCENSDQGKLILHEYKNWLSKFHLTHISTLINNLELEIIEKEKFTNPCLKEFFSLASFIISNELIKFLDENFEIIGIRKKND, from the coding sequence ATGATAAATACTGTCATTTTTAATGACTTTGCTATAGATTTCTTCAAAGAAAATGACATAGCCGCACTAGAAGCTTCCTTCGGAATAGATGCAAACACTAAGATAAAAGCTTATTCATTGCATACACTTATTAAGCAAAATATCCAATCTATTATCAATGAATTCTATGATTTTAACATAAATAATGAAAAATCTAGAAAGTATTTTATTGACCAAGGTGAAATTGAGCACCTGATGAAAATAAATCAAGATTATTTTCCATATATTTTTTCAGGTCCATTTGATAGAGAATATTATACAAAGAAACTGAAAATTGGATATTTACATTATATAAGATTGATACCAAAAGATATTTATATGGCCTCAATCGGTAATTTAAATACAATTTTAAATCGATTATGGGCCAATCACTTTAAAGATCCTATTCAATTGTATGAATATCAGACTATAACAAATAACTTATTATTTGCTGAAATATATTTTACTTTAAATACTTATTATACTTTTTCAGAATTAAATTATCAAAATGAAAAAGCAAAAGTGAATGAAATTCTAGATAATATACAAGATGCATATTTCATTATCAACAAAAACTTAGTTATCAGTGATATTGTTTCCAAGTCCTGCTACTTTATTTTTGATCAAAATATTGCCTCTAAAAAAATAGAAAATATTTGCAAACAAATTCAAATGAATAAATCAGAAATATTCATACTAAGTATTAAACAATTTTTTGATAATATTTTGGAAATAAATACAGTATTACAAACTCTCCCAAAAGTAGTTGAGATTTTTGGCAAGAAAAGCATTAAACTTTCCTATTCATCAATTTTTGATAAAGACAAAAACCCAGATAAAATAATTGTTTGCGCATCGGATATCTCAGAGCATATAAAAGAACAAAAAAGAATGGAGGAAGATTATCAGAGAAAAAATTGCCTCATTTATATACTTGAAAATAAAAGTGAATTTAATCGAATTTTAAATGATATATCTAATAAAAATTCAATTTTACTGGATTGTGAAAACTCTGACCAAGGTAAACTCATATTACATGAATATAAAAATTGGTTATCTAAATTTCATTTAACCCATATTTCAACTTTAATTAATAATCTTGAATTGGAAATAATTGAAAAAGAAAAGTTTACTAATCCATGTTTAAAAGAATTTTTTTCTTTAGCTAGCTTTATAATTTCAAATGAATTGATTAAATTTCTAGATGAAAATTTTGAAATAATTGGAATTCGTAAAAAAAACGACTAA
- a CDS encoding hybrid sensor histidine kinase/response regulator yields the protein MDEAKLNILVVEDDEYISKVINKEFSALNYETHILSTLADARNYITDKAELIDLFLLDLKLPDGDGFSLLNFIKEKNQEAPIIIMTGHLSNKIVNRAIRHGCYNFLEKPFSVQKDILPIVRRSLSSVLLKKENHYLSEQMLHTSKLTALGELSATVVHDIRGPLGIIQLTCEDLKDDFSQKNSITKDELDEHINQINKACGKIKKLVDHLRNYSRNDHSEKEEYIEINSLIENSLFMVKQKIRNLGINVINDLENHPNKIIIKCFPNKFEQVLMNLMSNACDAMKDQAKKDLSIKVFINQGYLYISISDTGTGIPEDIKIKIFDSFFTTKPKGEGTGLGLSIVKNIVVEHGGELLLETELGVGSIFTIKIPTSKILRGENDDKDPSPSKAA from the coding sequence ATGGATGAAGCTAAGCTCAATATACTTGTAGTTGAAGATGATGAGTATATTAGTAAAGTTATAAACAAAGAATTCAGTGCACTTAATTATGAAACACATATTCTATCTACTTTAGCAGATGCTCGCAATTATATTACTGATAAAGCAGAATTAATTGACCTTTTTTTATTGGATTTAAAATTACCTGATGGAGATGGATTCAGTTTACTTAACTTTATCAAAGAAAAAAACCAAGAAGCACCTATTATTATTATGACAGGTCATCTTAGTAACAAAATTGTCAATCGAGCCATTCGGCACGGCTGTTACAATTTTTTAGAAAAGCCTTTTTCAGTTCAAAAAGATATATTACCAATTGTAAGAAGATCTTTATCATCTGTTCTCCTAAAAAAAGAAAACCATTATCTCAGTGAACAAATGTTACACACTTCTAAACTCACAGCCTTAGGAGAATTATCTGCGACTGTTGTGCATGATATCAGAGGTCCTCTTGGAATAATACAACTCACATGTGAAGATCTAAAAGATGATTTCTCCCAGAAGAATTCTATAACTAAAGATGAGCTTGACGAACATATAAATCAAATAAATAAAGCTTGTGGTAAAATAAAAAAACTTGTTGATCATCTAAGAAACTATTCTAGAAATGATCATTCAGAAAAAGAAGAATATATTGAAATTAATTCATTAATTGAAAATAGTTTATTTATGGTAAAACAAAAAATAAGAAATTTAGGAATAAATGTTATTAATGATCTCGAAAATCATCCCAATAAAATCATTATTAAGTGCTTTCCAAATAAATTTGAACAAGTATTAATGAATTTAATGAGCAATGCTTGTGACGCAATGAAAGATCAAGCAAAAAAAGATCTCTCTATTAAAGTATTTATTAATCAAGGTTATTTATATATATCGATCAGTGATACAGGAACTGGGATTCCAGAAGATATTAAAATAAAAATTTTCGATAGCTTCTTCACAACAAAACCTAAAGGCGAAGGAACAGGTTTAGGTTTAAGTATTGTAAAAAATATAGTAGTGGAACATGGGGGCGAATTGCTACTGGAAACTGAACTTGGAGTTGGCTCCATTTTTACAATAAAGATTCCCACATCAAAAATACTCAGAGGAGAAAATGATGATAAAGATCCTTCTCCTTCTAAAGCAGCTTGA
- a CDS encoding amidohydrolase family protein, producing MAAKIWSTKKHKKILFKNSPCVVTLKDWDCLENDSLSQKGLSVLKNCDVLINDGFISDIGEDLLNKSENLGEIEIVDASKYVLIPGMIDCHSHPIFAGSRANETVLKSQGMTYEEISAKGGGIVATMKATRKVTTQELSELYKSNAKDSLARGIVILEAKTGYGLNPVQERKMLEALYEAHSGNDASELPLLCPTYLGPHAASPEYRGLDNYIQALVEDLPNIAALGEEAVKKGISFPLAADIFLERNYFTKEQSERWLGAALQHGLDVHIHSDEFSRSGGAELAAELARRLEQTASKRRQRGRVLTVDHCQYSTESDLGRLALLGVGAVALPTTSFFSKIPYVDAKRFRASGIKVAIGSDFNPGSSPMNNIWFSSYLALSQCGFSLSEVIAGVTINAAFALGLESTYGSIEIGKKAALVAFDGNSVEDFFSSLLGDHVRHVVV from the coding sequence ATGGCAGCAAAAATTTGGTCTACAAAAAAGCATAAAAAAATTCTTTTTAAAAACTCTCCATGCGTTGTTACGTTAAAAGATTGGGATTGTTTAGAAAATGACAGTCTGTCCCAAAAAGGATTGTCCGTTTTAAAGAATTGCGATGTATTAATTAATGATGGATTTATTTCTGATATTGGTGAAGATCTTTTAAATAAAAGTGAAAACTTAGGAGAAATTGAAATAGTAGATGCTTCTAAATATGTTCTTATTCCTGGTATGATCGATTGTCATAGTCATCCTATTTTTGCAGGTAGTCGGGCAAATGAAACAGTGCTGAAATCTCAGGGTATGACTTATGAAGAAATTTCTGCAAAAGGTGGTGGCATAGTTGCAACAATGAAAGCCACTCGTAAAGTAACAACACAAGAACTCTCTGAACTTTACAAATCGAATGCAAAGGATTCTCTTGCGCGTGGAATAGTTATATTAGAAGCCAAAACAGGATATGGTTTAAATCCTGTGCAAGAAAGAAAAATGCTTGAAGCACTTTATGAAGCTCATTCTGGCAATGATGCAAGCGAATTACCGCTCTTGTGTCCTACCTATTTGGGACCGCATGCGGCAAGTCCGGAATACAGAGGATTAGATAATTATATTCAAGCTCTCGTTGAAGACTTACCTAATATTGCCGCCCTTGGTGAAGAAGCCGTGAAAAAAGGAATATCTTTTCCTTTAGCAGCAGATATTTTTCTTGAAAGAAATTACTTTACCAAGGAACAATCCGAGCGTTGGTTAGGAGCAGCTTTACAGCATGGACTTGATGTTCACATTCATTCGGATGAGTTCTCACGCAGTGGGGGGGCAGAATTAGCTGCAGAGCTTGCAAGAAGATTAGAACAAACAGCAAGTAAAAGAAGACAAAGAGGACGTGTACTGACTGTCGATCACTGCCAGTATTCAACCGAGTCGGATTTAGGTCGACTTGCATTACTCGGCGTTGGGGCTGTTGCTTTGCCAACGACAAGTTTCTTTAGTAAAATTCCATATGTTGATGCAAAACGTTTTAGAGCGTCGGGGATCAAAGTTGCAATAGGCTCAGATTTTAATCCAGGCAGTTCTCCAATGAACAATATCTGGTTCTCAAGTTATTTGGCTTTATCACAATGCGGATTTTCGTTATCTGAAGTTATAGCTGGCGTAACAATAAATGCAGCATTTGCCTTAGGATTGGAAAGTACATATGGCTCGATTGAAATTGGTAAAAAAGCAGCTCTCGTTGCTTTTGATGGAAATAGTGTTGAAGATTTTTTTAGCTCTCTTTTAGGGGATCATGTTCGGCATGTCGTAGTATAA
- a CDS encoding response regulator, with product MNEKNINEDKNIIILPFSIINENYEINFCLNVQKIYSVIELDKFTQIPADIKPFKFIVDLNSIPVPVLEILHLQNSSDIKNYSNETPKIKKIRKSKKRIIICNILNIYVGIIVDQTKKIQMQKNENILPPPQIWEQNKDLFVSGLIKEKECYRYIFDIEKYIISFGFSPGEVEKEKVTDYNFSDKRALIVEDSSVYQLLLKRLMEKYEIETDLAKNGKDGLDLLIKNQDKYDLIISDIEMPYMNGIDMIREYKKLNKTQSAPVIFHTTISNENLGRDLQNEKLGIFLEKFEEKNLMEAIINIFINKK from the coding sequence ATGAATGAAAAAAATATCAACGAAGATAAAAATATAATAATATTACCATTTTCAATCATTAATGAAAATTATGAGATTAATTTTTGCTTAAATGTTCAAAAAATTTACTCAGTAATAGAACTCGACAAATTTACTCAAATTCCAGCTGATATCAAGCCATTTAAATTTATTGTTGATTTGAATTCTATACCTGTTCCTGTATTGGAAATACTGCATTTACAAAATTCAAGTGATATTAAAAATTATTCTAATGAGACGCCAAAAATAAAAAAAATAAGAAAATCGAAAAAAAGAATAATAATATGCAATATATTAAATATATATGTAGGAATTATAGTAGATCAAACTAAAAAAATACAGATGCAAAAAAATGAAAATATCTTACCTCCACCTCAAATTTGGGAACAAAACAAAGATCTTTTTGTCAGCGGACTTATTAAGGAGAAAGAATGCTATCGATATATTTTCGATATAGAGAAATACATTATATCATTCGGCTTTAGCCCTGGAGAAGTAGAAAAAGAAAAAGTCACCGATTATAATTTCTCAGATAAAAGAGCACTTATTGTAGAAGATTCTTCTGTTTATCAGCTCCTATTAAAAAGACTTATGGAGAAATATGAAATAGAAACGGATTTAGCAAAAAATGGGAAAGATGGTTTAGATTTATTAATTAAAAATCAAGATAAATATGATTTGATTATTTCTGACATTGAAATGCCTTATATGAATGGAATCGATATGATTCGAGAGTATAAGAAGCTTAATAAAACACAATCAGCTCCAGTGATATTTCATACAACAATTTCAAATGAAAATCTTGGAAGAGATTTGCAGAACGAAAAACTCGGAATTTTTCTAGAAAAATTTGAAGAAAAAAATCTTATGGAAGCAATTATTAATATTTTTATCAATAAAAAATAA
- a CDS encoding TrmH family RNA methyltransferase, with protein MIWTGPTASYDSSTQYFIPEHLKNDFGKIDAALRGFITEPRLAKMEKVAGKRSRKVLTVFENTHHAHNISAILRTIDAFGFLDLFFLYSNQEMRFRTADTIDRGASQWLMPKRLVSIEKCAHILQQNGYKIVLVSLPDFSRTAKHYSEKIPSFSSNQFASTAFKDFIGDKKIALIFGSELHGVSPEWQDYADAYISVEMYGFMESLNVSVCAGIILQSLREFFEKSSDNHLLSDLEKKLVIEHWIAKTCSNAYEYIANRKPELLPWFEFVRTGNFFQPTISLNDLSLKPDKL; from the coding sequence ATGATTTGGACGGGTCCAACAGCTTCTTATGATTCATCAACACAATACTTCATTCCAGAGCATCTGAAAAATGATTTTGGAAAAATTGATGCTGCATTACGTGGCTTTATTACTGAGCCTCGATTGGCAAAAATGGAAAAAGTAGCTGGAAAAAGAAGCAGAAAAGTATTAACAGTTTTTGAAAATACCCATCATGCTCACAATATAAGTGCTATATTAAGAACAATCGATGCGTTTGGCTTCCTTGATCTTTTCTTCCTTTATTCCAATCAAGAAATGAGATTTCGTACTGCAGATACGATTGATAGAGGTGCAAGTCAGTGGCTCATGCCTAAAAGACTTGTGTCCATTGAAAAATGTGCACATATTTTGCAGCAAAATGGTTATAAAATCGTCCTTGTTTCCTTACCGGATTTTTCTAGAACAGCGAAACATTATAGCGAGAAAATCCCTTCATTTTCAAGCAATCAGTTTGCTAGCACCGCTTTTAAAGATTTCATAGGAGATAAAAAAATCGCTCTCATTTTTGGCAGCGAATTGCATGGAGTTTCACCAGAATGGCAAGATTATGCAGATGCCTATATCTCAGTTGAAATGTATGGCTTCATGGAATCTCTTAACGTTTCAGTTTGTGCTGGAATTATTTTGCAATCTTTGCGTGAATTTTTTGAAAAAAGTTCCGATAACCACCTTTTATCCGATTTAGAGAAGAAATTGGTGATTGAACATTGGATAGCAAAAACATGCTCGAATGCTTATGAGTATATTGCAAACCGCAAACCTGAGCTGTTACCTTGGTTTGAATTTGTCCGCACTGGCAATTTTTTTCAACCCACGATCTCGCTAAATGATCTTAGCCTCAAACCCGATAAGCTTTAA
- the hutU gene encoding urocanate hydratase, translating into MSIHNVGLLTTKTFVPGKPAPRGAELNTKGWLQEAALRMLLNNLDKEVAENPEELVVYGGRGKAARSLSDFHNITKALQELEDDESLLIQSGSPVARIKTWQNAPRVMIANSNLVGNWANWDHFDELEKKGLMMYGQMTAGSWIYIGSQGIVQGTYETFNEAFHQHYQGKSKGKFIFSAGLGGMGGAQPLAAVLTGACFLGVEVDRKRAEMRLKSRYLDEIYDDIDSAMASLNNHLEKGLAKSIAIIGNVVDILPKLLERKDFKPSLVTDQTSAHDPIYGYVPQGYSLETVEKLRKTNPKLVEKDVLASIGKHVNCLLELKRRGVPTFDYGNNIRAMAEKAGIQNAFQIKGFVPEYIRPLFCKGKGPFRFAMLSGDKNDLKKADAALLNLFSDYEDIQRWLKVASERISVQGLPARILWLGYGDRLKAGLLLNQMVKNGEISCPVVIGRDHLDCGSVASPYRETEGMQDGSDAVADWALLNAFGNIASGASWVSFHHGGGVGMGYSLHAGMVIVADGSDEASERLKRVLTFDPAMGIFRHADAGYETAQSIAQEQMSGKVEENSPHYYPRALKG; encoded by the coding sequence ATGTCTATCCATAATGTAGGTTTATTAACAACAAAAACTTTCGTTCCAGGCAAGCCAGCTCCAAGAGGGGCTGAGCTGAATACAAAAGGATGGTTGCAAGAAGCAGCCTTACGCATGCTTCTCAACAATTTAGATAAAGAAGTCGCAGAAAATCCTGAAGAACTTGTGGTCTATGGGGGGCGTGGCAAAGCGGCTCGCTCGCTGTCTGATTTTCATAACATCACAAAAGCACTGCAAGAATTAGAAGATGATGAAAGCTTATTGATACAGAGTGGCAGCCCTGTTGCTCGCATAAAAACTTGGCAAAATGCACCAAGAGTCATGATTGCAAATAGCAATTTGGTTGGAAATTGGGCTAATTGGGACCACTTTGATGAGCTCGAGAAAAAAGGTCTCATGATGTATGGACAGATGACCGCTGGAAGCTGGATATATATTGGCTCTCAAGGAATAGTTCAAGGAACTTATGAGACGTTTAACGAAGCGTTTCATCAGCATTATCAAGGTAAAAGCAAAGGAAAATTTATTTTTTCAGCAGGCCTTGGCGGCATGGGAGGGGCACAGCCTTTAGCAGCTGTATTAACAGGTGCTTGTTTTCTAGGGGTTGAAGTGGATAGAAAACGAGCAGAAATGCGTTTAAAATCCAGGTATCTTGATGAAATATATGATGACATTGATTCTGCTATGGCTTCGCTCAACAATCATTTGGAAAAGGGTTTAGCTAAAAGCATAGCTATTATTGGCAATGTAGTCGATATTTTGCCTAAACTACTTGAAAGAAAAGATTTTAAACCGAGTCTTGTAACAGATCAAACCTCAGCCCATGATCCAATTTATGGCTATGTGCCTCAAGGATACTCTCTTGAAACGGTCGAAAAATTAAGAAAAACAAACCCCAAGCTCGTTGAAAAAGATGTACTTGCAAGTATTGGGAAACATGTAAATTGTTTGTTGGAATTAAAGAGGAGAGGAGTCCCTACCTTTGATTATGGAAATAATATTAGAGCGATGGCAGAAAAAGCTGGGATTCAAAATGCTTTTCAAATCAAAGGTTTTGTACCGGAATACATTCGCCCTCTCTTTTGTAAAGGCAAAGGACCATTTCGTTTCGCTATGCTGAGTGGGGATAAAAATGATCTTAAAAAAGCAGATGCTGCTCTGTTAAATTTATTTTCAGATTATGAAGATATCCAGCGCTGGCTCAAGGTTGCTTCTGAAAGAATTTCTGTTCAAGGATTGCCTGCCAGAATTTTGTGGCTTGGGTATGGTGATAGATTAAAAGCAGGGTTACTCTTGAATCAGATGGTAAAAAATGGAGAAATAAGTTGTCCCGTTGTGATTGGTAGAGATCATCTTGACTGCGGCAGTGTGGCTTCACCTTATCGTGAAACGGAGGGGATGCAAGACGGAAGTGATGCTGTAGCGGATTGGGCTCTGTTAAATGCATTTGGGAATATTGCCAGCGGAGCTTCTTGGGTGAGTTTTCATCACGGAGGAGGGGTTGGTATGGGCTATTCTCTACACGCCGGAATGGTTATCGTAGCAGATGGAAGTGATGAGGCATCTGAACGTTTAAAACGTGTCTTAACTTTTGATCCTGCTATGGGTATTTTTCGCCATGCAGATGCGGGTTATGAAACTGCACAAAGCATTGCTCAAGAGCAAATGTCTGGTAAAGTTGAAGAAAACTCTCCTCATTATTATCCACGCGCCCTTAAGGGCTGA
- a CDS encoding chemotaxis protein CheW, with product MNNINKLFSNQNTSLTSLKIQNEVSTIEYCTLVKISINNMHYALDIKHVHEIVDAIEIAPYPEKIKNHLGIINIRGKILPVIEIEECKKKKKKDKEKIVAIAFSNNNLFTLKCDKVQKHLYEKNALIPGQIINLNNVPTYFLDEEEFNNLMRSLI from the coding sequence ATGAATAATATAAATAAACTATTTTCAAATCAAAATACATCATTGACAAGTTTGAAAATACAGAATGAAGTGTCAACAATAGAGTATTGCACACTCGTAAAAATAAGTATTAATAATATGCATTACGCTCTAGATATAAAGCATGTACATGAGATAGTCGATGCTATCGAAATTGCCCCTTATCCAGAGAAAATAAAAAATCATTTAGGAATTATAAATATTAGAGGAAAAATACTACCAGTAATAGAAATTGAAGAATGTAAAAAGAAAAAGAAAAAAGACAAAGAAAAGATAGTTGCTATAGCATTTTCAAATAACAACTTATTTACTTTAAAATGCGATAAAGTTCAAAAGCATCTATATGAAAAAAACGCTTTAATTCCAGGGCAAATAATCAATTTAAATAATGTACCAACATATTTTTTAGACGAAGAGGAATTCAACAATTTAATGAGATCGTTAATATGA
- a CDS encoding cholesterol oxidase substrate-binding domain-containing protein, with product MKNKNIKLTSSRRKFLLNITKAAAIGTGLNSIPFLKINFANAISLPNFPQNINVYLEKFENWSGELKAKALWTCAPKNNEEVVTVINWAKKNNYKVRPKGKQHNWSPLTIANNTELTNNVILVDTKLFLNNVTINKSQYPFQVTAQTGITMETLTTKLEEFDLGLTCLPAPGELTLGGVLAINGHGSAVSPIDEDSHSSFNNFGSLSNQIDSLTAIVWDNESSQYILKKIHRSHPQCQAFLVHLGRAFITEVTLRVEKNQRIRCQSIIGIPAAEIFGDPITSKFNFSHFINKSGRAEIIWYPFTDKPWIKVWSITSEEKPKYSRETNAPYNYPFSDNINEKMSNMIQSIISGYTKITPQFGKLMYYITSGGLEYSNSFDLWGWSKNLLLYIKPSTLKVTANGYVVITKRENIQKVLNELYKQYNYLIEKYRSQSKYPINGPLEIRVTGLDKACYSEDTSPILSAINRVDSHPEWDVGIWINVLTIPGTPFANHFYTELEEWIYKNYCEPYATVRVEWSKGWAYNQSSAWGNKNMIRNIISSSFKNGGVENSDWERAASILHACDPYRIFSSPLIDALNI from the coding sequence ATGAAAAATAAAAATATAAAATTAACTTCATCCCGTAGAAAATTTTTATTAAATATTACCAAAGCAGCCGCTATAGGGACAGGTCTAAATTCAATCCCGTTTTTAAAAATAAATTTTGCAAATGCCATATCATTACCTAATTTTCCGCAAAATATAAATGTGTATCTTGAGAAATTTGAAAATTGGTCTGGCGAGTTAAAAGCAAAAGCTTTATGGACATGTGCGCCAAAGAATAATGAAGAAGTTGTTACGGTTATTAATTGGGCGAAAAAAAATAATTATAAAGTGCGTCCTAAAGGAAAACAGCACAATTGGTCTCCTCTTACCATCGCAAACAATACTGAACTCACAAATAATGTTATTTTAGTTGACACAAAACTTTTTCTTAACAATGTAACAATTAACAAATCCCAATATCCATTCCAAGTCACAGCCCAAACTGGAATTACGATGGAAACTCTGACTACTAAACTAGAAGAATTTGATCTCGGATTGACCTGTTTACCTGCTCCAGGCGAACTCACTTTAGGGGGAGTCTTAGCAATAAATGGCCACGGTAGCGCTGTGTCACCTATTGATGAAGACAGTCATTCTTCTTTTAACAACTTTGGCTCACTCAGTAATCAGATTGATTCCTTAACAGCAATTGTTTGGGACAATGAAAGCTCGCAATATATTTTAAAAAAAATTCATAGATCTCACCCTCAATGCCAAGCTTTTCTTGTGCATCTTGGTAGAGCATTTATTACAGAAGTCACATTGCGAGTTGAAAAAAATCAGAGAATTCGTTGCCAAAGTATAATAGGAATTCCGGCTGCTGAAATTTTTGGTGATCCAATCACTTCAAAATTTAATTTTTCACATTTCATAAATAAATCTGGTCGAGCGGAAATCATTTGGTATCCATTTACAGATAAACCTTGGATAAAAGTATGGAGCATTACATCTGAGGAAAAACCTAAATATTCTCGCGAAACAAATGCACCATATAACTATCCATTTTCAGATAATATCAATGAAAAAATGTCTAATATGATACAATCAATAATTTCTGGTTACACTAAAATTACTCCTCAATTTGGAAAATTAATGTATTATATAACCTCAGGTGGTTTAGAATATTCGAATAGCTTTGATTTATGGGGTTGGTCTAAAAACTTACTTTTATATATCAAGCCTTCTACACTAAAAGTCACCGCAAATGGTTATGTTGTCATTACAAAAAGAGAAAATATTCAAAAAGTTTTAAATGAACTATATAAACAGTATAATTATCTTATTGAAAAATACAGATCTCAAAGCAAATATCCCATCAATGGTCCATTAGAAATTAGAGTAACAGGCTTAGACAAAGCCTGTTACTCTGAAGATACTTCACCAATTTTATCTGCCATTAATAGAGTCGATTCCCACCCTGAATGGGATGTAGGTATTTGGATAAACGTTTTAACGATTCCTGGCACACCTTTTGCAAATCATTTCTATACAGAGTTAGAAGAATGGATATATAAGAATTATTGCGAGCCTTATGCCACAGTGCGTGTTGAATGGTCAAAGGGTTGGGCTTACAATCAAAGTTCTGCTTGGGGAAATAAGAATATGATCCGCAATATAATATCTTCATCATTTAAAAACGGAGGGGTTGAAAATTCGGATTGGGAACGCGCCGCATCTATTTTACACGCATGCGATCCTTATAGAATTTTCTCCTCACCTCTTATCGATGCTTTAAATATATAA